The DNA region GCGGCGTAGAGACCGACGTGCCCGGCACCGACGACAAGGATCCGTTGCCTATTCACATCGCCATCTTCCTCCCGTCCGCCTCTTGACGCAGCCTCGAAAGCCAGATATGTGACCCAGCACGCGGGTGTGACGTCGCACGCAGTGACCCCCGACACCACCGCCGGTGCGGGCAGCGGGTCAGCGGCACCGGGTCGGTCAGCGGCGCCGGACCAGGGCGGCGAGCAGGGCGACGGCACCGACGGCGACCGCCAGCCCGGCCAGCGCCGCCAGCAGGAACGGCGGCCCGGCCGCCTGCCCGGCGACGGCGAGCATCAGCACCACCAGCACCGCCGACGCCAGCAGCACCCCGCCCGCCCGGGTCGACCAGCGGAGCACGACGTCCGGCGCGAGTACCACGTCGTACGGCAGCGCGGCGGCCAGCGCGGCCAGCGAATGCGTCAGGTAGAGCAGCGAGCCGACCGCGAGCAGCCGCCACAGCTGCACCGGTACGCCGTACACCGTGGTCGACAGCGCCCAGCCGACCAGCCCGACCAGGATCGCCACCGTCGGCGCGTGGCCGCGCGGCGCGAGCGCCGGCAGCACCGCGACGGCCAGCAGCGCCAGGCCGAGCCGGTCGAGCAGCAGCTCGGCCGGGTACGCCAGACCGAGGCCCAGCAGCGTCACCACGGCCACCGCGACGCGCAGCAGCACCGGGGCCAGGGTCGCCCGGTGCAGCACGGTGCGCACGGCCGCCACCCGGTCCCGTACGGCGGTGATCATCGCAGCACCGCCTTCGGTGCCGACGCCAACCGGGCCACGTCACGCAGCACCTGGTCGAGGCTGCCGGCGCCGGCCCAGGCCACCACCGGTACGCCGTGTTCCCGCAACTGCCCGATGGTGTTGTCGCGTTCCAGCCGCCACAGTCGGTACGCCACCTCCGACCAGCCGCCGGAACGGGCCGGCGGAGCCAGTGTGGCGGGCAACGTGTCGACGGCGACCACGATCCGCCCGGACCGGGCCATCCGGGCCAGCATCTCCGCGGACCGTGGGTCGACCAGCGGGGTCAGCACCACCACCAGCGCGTCGGAGGAGAGCAGCTGCGGGCCGAACACCTGGTCGTAGGGCTCGTACGGGGTGGGCCGGGCGGTGACGTCCAACAGCCATTCGAGCACGGTCAGGTACTGCCGCCGGCCGGTGGCCGGACGTAGCCGGCGGGCCAGTGGCCCGTACTCCAGCATCGCGACCCGGTCCCCCCGGTGCAGGTAGTGCTCGGCGACGGCGGCCGCCGCCCGGACCGTCGTGTCCAGCACCGACGCACCACCGGACACCCCGCCGGAGCGGCCGACCTCGGTGAGCACGTCCAGCAGCAGCACCACTTCGGCGTCCCGGTCGGACAGCGTCGCCGCCACGTGCAGCTGCCGGGCCCGCAGCGACACCCGCCAGTCGATCCGGCGCAGCCGGTCACCGGGGCCGAAGATCCGTACCCCGGCGAGTTCGCCGCCCTCCCCCGGCCGGCGGGACCGGTGCCCGCCGACCAGGCCGGCGGCCCGGGGCATCGCCTCGTCGGCGTCGAACGGCTCGATCACCGGGTAGACCGGCACCCGGACCGGTTCGGCGACGAGCGGCCGGCAGGCCAGCAGCCCGTCGCAGGCCACCGCGCGGGCGGCGACCGGGCCGATCGGCTGACGCCCCCAGCGCAGCGCCACCCCACCCAGTTCGAAGCCGGCGGCGGTGCCGCTCGGCACCGCCAGGGCGAACGGTCGGTCCGGCACCCCACCGGACGGCGTCGGCCGCGCCGGCGGGCCCAGTTGCTCGAGCACCTGCACCGACCCGGCATCGGCCGGCGGATCGGCGGCCCCGGTGCCGGCCGCCGGGTCGGCTCCGGCCACGGTCGCCGGGTCGGCGCCGACGCCGGTCGGGTCGATCGTCACGGCCGGCAGCATCCCGATCTCGTCGATGCGCAGCCACGGTGACACCTTCGCCCGGACCACCACCAGGTCGTAGTCGGCGTCCGCCGGGTTGGCGGCGGCCGCCCGGGCACCCACCTGACCGCCTTCGACGATCTCCCCGTCGACGGCGCCGACGTCGAGCAGCGGCGCGCCGGTCGGCCGGCGGCGCAACCCGTACGCCGCCCCGAGTGCGAACGGTGCCGCCAACGCGACCAGGTCGACCCGGCCCAGGAGCACTCCGGCGATCAGCAGCAGGCCGGTGACCACCACCGCCCGCCCGAGCGCCCGGGTGGGCAGCCACTCCCCGCCGGTCACTGCACCGGGCGGCGGCCGCCGGCCGCCACGCCACCGGCCGGGCCGAAGCCGCCCGCGTAGCTGGGCAGCGCGCCGCTGGCCGGTGCCGGCGTCTGCGCCAGCACCTCGGCGACGACGAACGACGGGTCGACCCGGCGCAGCCACATCTCCGGCCGCAGAGTGATCCGGTGCGCCAGCACCGGCGCGGCGACCTCCTTGACGTCCTCCGGGACGACGAAGTCCCGGCCGGCGAGTACCGCCTTGGCTCGGGCCAGCAGCAGCAGCGCCAACGACCCCCGGGGCGAGGCCCCGACCAGTACCGACGGGTGTTCCCGGGTGGCCTGGGTCAACGACACGATGTAGCGGCCGATGGAGTCCTCGACGACGACGTTCTCCAACG from Solwaraspora sp. WMMD791 includes:
- a CDS encoding DUF58 domain-containing protein, whose amino-acid sequence is MTGGEWLPTRALGRAVVVTGLLLIAGVLLGRVDLVALAAPFALGAAYGLRRRPTGAPLLDVGAVDGEIVEGGQVGARAAAANPADADYDLVVVRAKVSPWLRIDEIGMLPAVTIDPTGVGADPATVAGADPAAGTGAADPPADAGSVQVLEQLGPPARPTPSGGVPDRPFALAVPSGTAAGFELGGVALRWGRQPIGPVAARAVACDGLLACRPLVAEPVRVPVYPVIEPFDADEAMPRAAGLVGGHRSRRPGEGGELAGVRIFGPGDRLRRIDWRVSLRARQLHVAATLSDRDAEVVLLLDVLTEVGRSGGVSGGASVLDTTVRAAAAVAEHYLHRGDRVAMLEYGPLARRLRPATGRRQYLTVLEWLLDVTARPTPYEPYDQVFGPQLLSSDALVVVLTPLVDPRSAEMLARMARSGRIVVAVDTLPATLAPPARSGGWSEVAYRLWRLERDNTIGQLREHGVPVVAWAGAGSLDQVLRDVARLASAPKAVLR